In a genomic window of Prochlorococcus marinus subsp. marinus str. CCMP1375:
- the ppk1 gene encoding polyphosphate kinase 1, which translates to MAKKFRLAENYINRELSWINFNERVLEKAIDKKTPLLDQAKFSAIFSNNLDEFFMVRVASLKSQVEAGVTKKSEDNKTPTEQLIQIREKLLPSLQKQQTHYLSNLKDAFRKENIFLLDYIELTSREKNWVDNYFKTAIFPILTPLAVDPAHPFPFVSNLSLNIAALIRDPDSGQQQFSRVKVPQKTIARFITIPSDLSDKNPKPIYSAIPVEQVVAFNLNLLFPGMEIEEHSFFRVTRDADLELRDLEADDLMIALEQGLRKRRMGGEIVRLEVLKTMPKKILDLLMESMDVEEADLYCVDGLLGLDELFELITIDTQHLSSTSKYGKIHNSLKNSQYGLLEDGSIKQEEFRSIFSIIRAKDLLLHHPYDLFTSSVEEFINQSADDPLVMGIKMTLYRVSKDSPIIEALIRAAENGKQVMALVELKARFDEDNNIQWAKQLEKSGVHVVYGVVGLKTHTKIALVIRKEKERLRSYFHIGTGNYNSKTSNQYTDLGLLSVQPELGQDLVELFNYLTGFSKQPSFRKLLVAPVSLRRGIETLIQREIENAKNGKQAKIKAKMNALVDPSIINLLYEASQAGVKIELIVRGMCCLYPKKEGLSEKIRVVSIIGKYLEHSRIFWFYNNNQPEVFIGSADWMRRNLDRRVEAVTPIEDPTLKKQLNSILEIYLNDNVDAWEMQSNGKFLRKSAIKSEEISAQNKLMDF; encoded by the coding sequence ATGGCTAAAAAATTTCGACTTGCAGAGAATTATATTAATAGAGAGTTAAGCTGGATTAATTTCAATGAAAGAGTTCTTGAGAAAGCCATTGATAAAAAGACCCCTCTTCTAGATCAAGCTAAATTTAGTGCGATTTTTAGTAATAATTTAGATGAATTTTTTATGGTTAGAGTTGCTTCATTAAAATCACAAGTAGAAGCAGGAGTAACAAAAAAAAGTGAGGATAATAAAACACCCACTGAACAATTAATTCAAATTCGTGAGAAGCTTTTGCCTTCTCTTCAAAAACAGCAAACACACTATTTATCTAATTTAAAAGATGCTTTTAGGAAAGAGAATATTTTCTTGCTTGATTATATAGAGCTAACATCTCGTGAAAAAAATTGGGTTGATAATTACTTTAAAACAGCCATTTTCCCAATACTTACACCACTAGCTGTTGATCCAGCTCATCCTTTTCCATTTGTTAGCAATCTTAGTCTCAATATTGCAGCATTAATTCGTGATCCTGATTCCGGTCAGCAACAATTTTCAAGAGTCAAAGTCCCACAAAAAACAATCGCTAGATTTATAACTATTCCAAGTGATTTAAGTGATAAAAATCCAAAGCCAATCTATAGCGCCATTCCTGTTGAACAAGTAGTGGCATTTAACTTAAATTTGCTCTTCCCAGGAATGGAAATCGAAGAACACTCCTTTTTTCGAGTCACTAGAGATGCAGACCTAGAGTTGAGAGATCTTGAAGCCGATGACCTAATGATTGCCCTAGAGCAAGGTCTTCGCAAACGTCGCATGGGTGGAGAAATAGTAAGACTTGAAGTATTAAAAACAATGCCAAAGAAAATTCTTGACTTACTAATGGAAAGCATGGATGTAGAAGAAGCAGACCTTTATTGCGTTGATGGATTATTAGGCCTAGATGAACTATTTGAGCTAATCACTATCGACACTCAGCATTTATCTTCTACATCAAAGTATGGCAAAATTCATAACTCTCTAAAAAATAGTCAATATGGGTTACTGGAAGATGGTTCAATCAAGCAAGAAGAATTTAGAAGCATATTTTCGATAATTAGAGCTAAAGATTTGCTCCTTCACCATCCATATGATCTTTTTACAAGTTCAGTAGAAGAATTTATCAATCAATCTGCTGATGATCCTTTAGTAATGGGAATCAAAATGACTCTTTATAGGGTTTCAAAAGACTCTCCAATTATTGAGGCATTAATTAGAGCCGCAGAAAATGGAAAACAAGTAATGGCACTTGTTGAATTAAAAGCTCGTTTTGATGAAGACAACAATATTCAATGGGCAAAACAATTAGAAAAATCTGGAGTGCATGTTGTCTATGGCGTTGTAGGACTTAAAACACATACAAAAATTGCATTAGTCATCCGTAAAGAAAAAGAGCGATTACGCAGTTATTTTCATATTGGAACAGGTAACTATAATTCAAAAACATCCAATCAATATACAGACTTGGGGTTACTATCGGTTCAACCGGAATTGGGACAAGATTTAGTAGAGCTATTTAATTATCTAACCGGGTTTTCAAAGCAACCAAGCTTTAGGAAATTATTAGTTGCTCCAGTAAGCCTAAGACGTGGAATAGAAACACTAATACAGCGAGAAATTGAAAACGCAAAAAATGGCAAGCAGGCAAAAATTAAAGCCAAAATGAATGCACTTGTTGATCCAAGTATTATTAATTTACTTTATGAAGCATCACAAGCAGGAGTAAAAATAGAGCTAATTGTACGAGGAATGTGCTGCTTATACCCTAAAAAAGAAGGCCTTAGTGAAAAAATTAGAGTGGTGAGCATAATAGGAAAATATCTAGAGCATTCAAGGATTTTCTGGTTTTATAATAATAATCAGCCAGAAGTTTTTATAGGAAGTGCAGATTGGATGCGAAGAAATTTAGATCGAAGAGTTGAAGCTGTTACGCCTATTGAAGATCCCACTTTAAAAAAACAACTAAATTCTATTTTAGAAATTTATTTAAATGACAATGTAGATGCATGGGAAATGCAAAGCAATGGCAAATTTCTTAGAAAATCAGCAATAAAAAGCGAAGAAATTTCTGCTCAAAACAAACTAATGGATTTTTAA
- a CDS encoding RpoD/SigA family RNA polymerase sigma factor, which produces MGIPLESVKGDSSSPSEKISLPKTSKEERQNKITTSSAGRGRPAGRVGTDSIGFYLSSIGRVPLLTPAEEIELAHHVQKMKGLLDIPKENINTRQRHQIRMGKRARDRMMAANLRLVVSVAKKYQNQGLELLDLVQEGAIGLERAVDKFDPAMGYKFSTYAYWWIRQGMTRAIDNSARTIRLPIHISEKLSKMRRISRELSHNLGRQPNRVELANELGMEPKDLEDLMAQSAPCASLDSHARGEEDRSTLGELIPDPNYDEPMECMDRNMQKEHLSGWLSQLNEREQKIMRLRFGLDGEEPLTLAEIGRQINVSRERVRQLEAKAILKLRGMTTHQQAA; this is translated from the coding sequence ATGGGGATCCCTCTGGAATCTGTTAAAGGTGATTCTTCATCACCATCAGAAAAAATTTCATTGCCAAAGACCTCGAAAGAGGAAAGGCAAAACAAAATAACTACCTCGTCAGCAGGTCGTGGTCGTCCTGCTGGTCGAGTTGGAACTGATTCAATTGGTTTTTATTTAAGTAGCATTGGACGGGTACCTTTGCTAACTCCAGCAGAAGAGATAGAACTTGCTCATCATGTCCAAAAAATGAAAGGGCTGTTAGATATTCCTAAGGAGAATATCAACACTCGCCAAAGACATCAAATTCGCATGGGAAAGCGAGCGAGAGATCGCATGATGGCTGCAAATCTTAGACTTGTTGTAAGTGTTGCAAAAAAATATCAAAATCAAGGATTAGAGCTACTTGATCTAGTACAAGAAGGAGCAATTGGTCTAGAGCGAGCAGTTGATAAATTTGATCCTGCTATGGGATACAAGTTTTCAACATATGCATATTGGTGGATACGTCAAGGAATGACAAGAGCAATTGACAACAGTGCTCGTACTATTCGATTACCAATCCATATCAGTGAAAAGCTATCTAAAATGAGACGCATTTCACGTGAACTGTCCCACAATTTAGGACGACAGCCAAATCGCGTTGAACTAGCAAATGAATTGGGTATGGAGCCAAAAGATCTAGAAGATCTAATGGCACAAAGTGCTCCATGTGCGTCATTAGACTCCCATGCGCGTGGTGAAGAAGACAGAAGTACATTAGGGGAACTCATACCTGATCCAAATTATGATGAACCTATGGAATGTATGGATCGCAATATGCAAAAAGAACATCTCAGTGGATGGCTATCTCAACTTAATGAGAGAGAGCAAAAAATAATGCGATTACGATTTGGTCTTGATGGAGAAGAGCCTCTAACACTCGCTGAGATTGGAAGACAAATCAATGTATCTAGAGAACGTGTTCGGCAACTTGAGGCCAAGGCTATTTTAAAACTCAGAGGAATGACTACTCATCAACAAGCTGCATAA
- a CDS encoding diacylglycerol/polyprenol kinase family protein, which translates to MINAYSFILISGWLIIVLSTSYFCNKLFPEEKELSRKIVHMGSGPIIPLAYWLNISAQIAIPIASVITLALLINYRFKLLTSIENIERKSFGTIAYGISITLLLILFWTDNPSAVISGVLVMAFGDGLAGFIGRKVKSPQWILFGQRKSLIGTLTMGFVSALILTIVNQSTAMQLGPIAILSITSIAVALEQVSTLGIDNITVPIGVALSWQIMSFR; encoded by the coding sequence TTGATTAACGCCTACTCTTTTATACTTATTAGTGGTTGGTTGATTATTGTTCTATCCACTAGTTATTTTTGCAATAAATTATTTCCTGAAGAAAAAGAATTAAGTCGTAAAATTGTTCATATGGGAAGTGGTCCTATCATCCCATTAGCTTACTGGCTAAATATATCTGCCCAAATTGCAATCCCTATTGCAAGTGTAATTACACTTGCACTATTGATCAATTATCGTTTTAAGTTACTAACCTCAATAGAAAATATAGAGCGAAAAAGTTTTGGGACAATTGCATATGGAATAAGTATCACATTATTACTTATTTTATTTTGGACTGACAACCCTTCCGCAGTCATATCAGGTGTCCTTGTAATGGCATTTGGAGATGGCTTGGCAGGCTTCATAGGTCGAAAAGTCAAATCGCCTCAATGGATTCTATTTGGTCAACGAAAATCACTAATAGGAACATTAACTATGGGTTTCGTTTCCGCACTAATTTTAACAATAGTCAATCAATCAACAGCTATGCAGTTGGGTCCTATAGCTATACTTTCGATTACATCTATTGCTGTTGCATTAGAACAAGTGAGTACTTTAGGAATAGATAATATTACGGTTCCAATTGGCGTAGCCTTAAGTTGGCAAATAATGTCATTTAGATAA